Proteins encoded by one window of Xanthomonas sp. DAR 80977:
- a CDS encoding OsmC family protein — MGISRHATAHWEGDLKTGKGQLSTPQSGLLENTRYAFSSRFGDEKGTNPEELIAAAHAGCFTMALSAKLSEAGFPPTALDTRAEVDLSMEGGPQLSQIRLKVKAVVPNIEAAQFRALADDAKQNCPVSKALSAVPISLEAELG; from the coding sequence ATGGGCATTTCGCGTCACGCCACCGCACATTGGGAAGGCGATCTCAAGACCGGCAAGGGCCAGCTGAGCACGCCGCAGAGCGGGCTGCTGGAGAACACCCGCTATGCCTTCAGCAGCCGCTTCGGCGACGAGAAGGGCACCAACCCGGAAGAGCTGATCGCCGCCGCGCATGCCGGCTGCTTCACCATGGCGTTGTCGGCCAAGCTCAGCGAGGCGGGTTTCCCGCCGACCGCGCTGGACACGCGCGCCGAGGTCGACCTGTCGATGGAAGGCGGTCCGCAGCTGTCGCAGATCCGGCTCAAGGTCAAGGCCGTGGTCCCGAACATCGAGGCCGCGCAGTTCCGCGCGCTGGCGGACGACGCCAAGCAGAATTGCCCGGTGTCCAAGGCGCTGAGCGCGGTGCCGATCAGCCTGGAAGCGGAACTGGGCTGA
- a CDS encoding glycine zipper 2TM domain-containing protein, with product MNKLSTRLLTAALAVGVVGSAAAQDYGRYDDYRDRGYPSSGSYEYARVVRADPILVHVRGPRETTERCYEHPASGGYVENGYGGGYYNGSDGYRGTDGGRSAATVVGGIAGALLGSRVGGGSGRFVGTAVGTMVGGLAGRSIYDSNARTTVQTGSVSVCEPVAYRNDSYDRVDGYDVTYEYGGRYYHTRSAQPPGDRIRVRVDVLPD from the coding sequence ATGAACAAGCTCTCGACCCGTCTTCTGACCGCCGCGCTCGCCGTGGGCGTGGTCGGTTCCGCCGCTGCGCAGGACTACGGCCGCTACGACGACTATCGCGACCGCGGCTACCCGAGCAGCGGCAGCTACGAGTACGCGCGCGTGGTCCGCGCCGATCCGATCCTGGTGCACGTGCGCGGCCCGCGCGAGACCACCGAGCGCTGCTACGAACATCCGGCCTCCGGCGGATATGTGGAGAACGGCTACGGCGGCGGCTACTACAACGGCAGCGACGGCTACCGCGGCACCGATGGCGGACGCAGCGCGGCCACGGTGGTCGGCGGCATCGCCGGTGCGCTGCTGGGCAGCCGCGTCGGCGGCGGCAGCGGGCGCTTCGTCGGCACCGCGGTCGGCACCATGGTCGGCGGCCTGGCAGGGCGCTCGATCTACGACAGCAATGCGCGGACCACGGTGCAGACCGGCTCGGTCAGCGTCTGCGAACCGGTCGCCTACCGCAACGACAGCTACGACCGGGTGGACGGCTATGACGTGACCTACGAGTACGGCGGCCGCTATTACCACACCCGCAGCGCGCAGCCTCCGGGCGACCGCATCCGCGTCCGAGTGGACGTGCTGCCCGACTGA